The genomic interval TGAGGTCTCCTTTAAGATCTTACTCTTCCAAAAACAAAAAATCTTCAGATTCATCTTCAAAGGCGATAAATCGCCAATTACAGGCAGATGCAGGGGATATACTCGACATCCCAGATAAAAGTAATGATGTTGATGGAAAAATACCATACAATAGTGAAGTTCATATTTCTAAAAATATAAGAGAATCTAAAAAAATAAGGGAACAACCTTCTTTTAGAGATGAGATTCCTCCTGAAATTCAGGATGAAATATACAGGGAGTTCGGAAAAGAACCCTCCAGACAGGATTTTCAAGGATCTAAATCATCTTCAAAAGAAATTAAGGATTCTGGGATAAATGCCACTGATTCCCATAGTTCTAACGGAGAATTAGAAAATCTACCTGGAACTGGAAGTGGGGGTAGTGGTTCATTTTCATCTGGAAATATTCCCGAGACCAATAAAACATCCACTGAGGTTTTAATGATCCTGGATGAAATTCCTTCCATTATGGGTGTGGATAGCAAGGTTTACGGTCCCTTTTATCCAGGAGATATCATCACCATGCCCAAACCCAATGCCCGTATATTGATTAAAAACCACAAGGGAAAGTCCATCCAAAGGTATAAATAAACAGTGAAATAAATATAGCCAGATATAGAGTCAGGCTTTTTATAATAGTAAGAGGACCATTACTTAATTTTACGAGGGCATTGACTTATTTTTACAGCCAAAGAGGTGATTATATGAAGATTCCTAAAGAAAGGAAAACTTACTGTCCAAATTGCAAAAAACACACAATTCACACAGTTTTAGAGTCAAAAAGAAGAAAAGCCAGCGAATTAAAATGGGGTCAAAGACAATTCCGTCGAGTAACCGCCGGTTATCGTGGGTACCCTAGACCACTACCCTCAGGTAACAAACCAACCAAAAAGCTGGATTTAAGATACAAGTGCAAGGAATGCAATAAATCCCACATCAAAAGATCCACATTCCGGGCTGGGAAAGTAGAGTTCATCCAGCAGTAGGTGAAAGTCATGTCAAAAAGCAAAAGCAACTTTTTAAGAGTTAAATGTGGAGATTGTGGCAACCAACAAGTAGTTTTTGATCATGCTGCCTCCAAAGTGGAGTGCATCATCTGTGGAAAGTCCCTGGTTAAATCCAGGGGTGGAAAATCAGAAATTTTAGCCCAAATAGTAGAAGTACTGGACTAAGGTGTTTTAATGGTAAGAATGAAGCATAAGTGGCCACAAGAAGGTGATTTAGTCGTGGCCACCGTGCACAAAGTCCTCAATTACGGTGCATTCGCCAAACTGGAAGAGTATCCTGGAGAAGAGGCTTTCATCCACATCTCTGAAGTATCAGCAGGCTGGGTGAAAAACATCCGGGATTACGTTCGGGAAAACCAGAAAATAGTTGCCCGTGTTCTTCGAGTTAACCCTAAAAAGGGGCATGTGGATGTTTCCATGAAAAGGATCCGTGAGGATCAGAGGACCCGCAAAATCCAGCAATGGAAAATAGAACAAAAGGCTGAAAAACTCCTTGAATTCGCAGCAAAAAGTATTAATAAGGATTTGGACGCAGCTTACGATGAAGTAGGCTATGCGATGATGGATGAATTCGGAGATCTCTACGGTGCATTTGAAATATCTGCTGAAGAAGGTGTGGATTCTCTAATTGAGAGGGGGATGGATGAAACATGGGCAGCTGCCATAACTGAAGTTGCCAAGAAGAACATTTCCCCACCTGAAGTACAAATTACTGGTTATGTGGACCTAACTTCCTATGCATCGGATGGTGTTGAAATCATACGCAAAGCCTTAAATTCAATAAATAAGGACAATATATCGGTCCAATGTGTGGGTGCACCACGTTACCGTCTAAGGGTAAAATCTTCTGATTACATCACTGCTGAAACCATGTTAAAAGATGCGGCAGATAAAGCCATACAAACTGTTATAGCAGCTGGTGGTGAAGGCGAGTTTCACAGGGAATTAGAATGAAAATGAAAATGCGGCGGTGTCGTTTGTGCAAAGAATACACCATAAAGGATCACTGCCCCTATTGCGAGGGAGAATTAGAAGTGATTTACCCTCCTAAATATTCTCCTCTGGATAAATATGGAAAATACAGAAGAATTCTCAAAAAACAACACGCTGAATCCAATTAATTCATTAGAGGAGATTGTTTTTCATATATTCTAATCTCCTAAAGGATTTCATAAAAATCATCCAGGAAGGACTCAATTAACTAATCTTGAAATATTAATTTAATCAATCAATTAGGGTGATTCGGATTAATTAGATTATAAAGGGAGTGTTCAGATGAAGGAAACATTCATAAAAATGATTAAAGAAGTAGAACTTGAAGATCCCATTTTTATCGAAGCCCTACCAGGTATTGGTCATGTAGGTAAACTGGTTGCAGAGCACATCATCCACGAACTCGGGGCAGAAAAATTCGCAGAACTTTACTCACCATCATTCCCACCACAGGTCTTTGTAGATGAAGATGGAATTGTAGAGCCCATGAAAAACGAGTTTTATTATCTCAAAGCCCAGGGTGAAGATAAAAGAGATTTCATATTTTTGGGTGGAAACACCCAGGGACTCAGTCCAGAAGGTCAATATGAAATATGTGGTTTTGTACTGGACTTTGTGGAAAAATACGGTGTTAAAGAAATATACACATTGGGAGGACTTGGAACCGGCCAACCAGTAGAAAAACCAAAAGTTTTCGGAGCTGCAACCAGTAAAGAACTGGCAGAGGATCTTCAAGAACGTGGTGTCACCTTAAGGTCTGCTGATGGTGGTATAATCGGTGCCTCAGGATTAATTCTTGGTTTGGGCATGTCCAGGGGTATGAATGGTGTATGCCTAATGGGTGAAACTCCTGGATACTTCATTGATGCCGATGCATCCAAGGCAGTTCTCACTGTGCTTTTAGAGATGCTCAAAATCGAGGTTGACGTTGCAAAACTGGAGGAAAGGGCTGAAGAAACCCGGAAGATGATCACCAAAGCACAGCAAATGGAAAGAGAAATGGCTGAAAGGATGAACATCGTACCTGGGGAAGAAGACCTCCGATACATAGGTTAAATCTATTGATCTATAATAATCTAAGTTTTATTTTACATTAACTGGTTTTATTATCTGGTTTATGGCGATAATTAAATTAAACCATTGAAAACTAGATTATTTTTTTTATTTTTTCTTTAATTAATTTCAAATGTATTGGGATATAATCCAGAAAAGGGGTGAAAAAGTGATTATAAGGGCGGACTTGCATATCCATGGACCTTATTCCATGGCCACATCTCGAAATATGACTCCGGAGTTATTATCATCTCAGGGAAATCTGAAAGGATTGCATCTGGTTGCAACTGGGGACGCATTTCATCATAAATGGCTTAAAATGTTAGAAGAAGCCACTGAAGAAGATGGAGAGGGAGTATTCAGGATCAGGGAAACTACTAAAACTCACAATGAATTTCTAAAAGAAGAAATTCCGGAAGGGTTTTCTAAAAACCCGGAAACTAAACTCATCCTAACCTCGGAGGTGGAAGATTCAAAAAGAGTCCACCATCTGCTTATTCTCCCCTCATTTGAAGCTGCCTACCAGATGAGAAAAAATCTAAAAGGTAATCTTGATTCTGATGGCAGGCCAAGACTGCGCATGAGCGGTGCTGAAATACAGGAATTAGCCCTGGAAAACAGTTGTATAATGGGACCCTCCCATGCATTCACCCCCTGGACCAGCATTTACAAGGAATACAATAGTGTTTATGATTGTTACAATGAAACACCTGCTTTTCTGGAGCTGGGGCTCTCTGCAGATACTGATATGGCAGATCGTATCCAGGAATTGCAGGAGATACCCTTCCTCACCAACTCTGATGCTCATTCTCCCTGGCCCCACAGGCTGGGTCGTGAGTTTAATGAAATAGATGTAAAAAATATAAGCTTCCCAGCACTGGCTCGTGCCATTGCTGATAAGAAGATCACAGCAAACTATGGGTTTGACCCGAGGCTGGGTAAGTATCATCACACTGCCTGTACCAAATGTTACCAGCATTTCCATCCAGAGGAAGCCATCAACATGAAAATGAAATGTCCCTGCGGAGGAACCATAAAAAAAGGTGTTGATTACCGGGTGGAGGAACTAGCCACCTGGGATGAGCCTCATCACCCATCACACAGACCTCCTTACATTCATATCATGCCTCTGGCAGAAATCATTAGTTTAACCTATAGTAAAGGAGTCACCACCAAATTCGTTCAGAAAAAATGGCAGGAATTAATCTTAAAATTCGGGGATGAAATTTCTGTTTTAATTGACGCTCCCATGAAGCAACTGGTGGAAATTGACCCGGAACTGGCCCGAAGAATCAGGGCCTTCCGTGATAAAACCCTACAAATCAAAGTAGGTGGTGGGGGAAAATATGGTGAGATCTTATTCAATGAAAAATCAAAAGTGGTTAGTGAACCAGTTAAAAAGAATCAAAATTCTACCCTAGATGCCTTTATAAAATGAAAATATTAATAGCTACCATAATGGCAAATAGTTAAATAGCGAAGTGTATAGGAAAATTTTACAAGAAAATTTTTTTATACCCTTTTAGTTAACCCCTAATTAGAGAATCCAAAAATTATGACATTGTTATAAAAAGATTTTTTGAGGTGTTTAGATGGGTATTGGTATGGAATATTCTTGGACAATATTGGGTGTAATTATTGGCGGATTTATTCTAGTAAACCTGGTGATACAGGCTTTAAACAGAAATCCTGCATAGAATAAATGCTTATGGAATAAACTCTTAAATACTTTAAATTTTTTATAATAATTTTGATTATTTCCAATAATTTTTAAAATGATGAACTGAATTTTTAAATCTTATCTAAATTTTATCTAAAAAATTTTATTTCCAATATTTTTTTTGGTGGTTGTTCCAGAGAAACTTTTCACATTCCTCGTTTTAAATCCTGCTAATTAATATGAGTCCTTTAAAAATAAGAGAAGAGTAAATTAAAGAAAAAACTAAAAATTAAACGGACCCGCCGGGATTTGAACCCGGGACCCTCAGATTAGGAGTCTGATGCCCTATCCTGGCTAGGCTACGGGCCCACAATGATTTTTAGCAATATTTTTATCTTTTATTCTTTTTTTCTTTTTTACAGTCCAATAAGAACTCGGTTCCAATTGATTGGTAAAGATTCAAACATTACAAAAAAGTATACAGGAAACGGACCCGCCGGGATTTGAACCCGGGACCTTCGGATTAGAAGTCCGACGCCCTATCCAACTAGGCTACGGGCCCGTATGAATTTAACTGTATGCTGGTGATTCTCCTTCGCCTTGAACAGCCTGTGCAAGTTCTTTTAGTCTTGACTCTATTTCTTCGGCTTCTTTCAAAAGTGGCTCGGAGTTAACTTCTATGTCCAGCATCCTATTTAAAACATCCACCACACTGGCAGCTGCCCTGGGATCAGGGTACTGGTTTAGGACCTCGGCAAATAGACATGAACCTGGAATGTCACGGCTCATGCTTCGGGTTAGGAGGGTGCCTGAAAGTCCATTTATGTTTCCAAAGGGAAGTATAGGCAGATCCAATTCCCCTAATCTTTTAAGTCCTTCTATGGAGTTTGCAGCACCTGCCACACCATTGCTTTTTTGCCTTACTGCAATGCTGTTTAGGGTAATGATCTCTTTACTGTTATTGCGATCCATCCAATCCACAATGGCATTGGTCATGTCATAGGTAACATTGGGGGGAACCACGAAATCTGATAGGAATAAAACCAGGTCATCAGCACTGTAGATTCTAAAGGGATGTATAGCAACCCCTCTGTAGAGAACTGCCAGTGGAGGGAAATATTTGGATTCTATATGTCCAATTTCTTTCATTTTCAGTTCTTCAACCAGAAGCCATCCCACAATATTGCCAATAAGCCCCAATTCTGGGGATCCTTCAATAACTGCTGCGTTTTCTACATCTTCGGATATTATTTTACAGCATTCCACTTCAGTTTCCACCATTTGCACCATCAGGGAGCACCCCCTGCTCCTCCTAAATTCTCACCAGTCTTGGCATCGATGTAGATTTCACCAACCTGGTTTCCATTCATCATCACTGGAACTAGGTACATCTGTTTCCCATTGGAAGTAATCAGTTTAGGAGTTCCTGCAGTAGCTCCTTCTTGTTTAATAAAATTCTGGGCAATGGATTTCGCTTTGGAAGAGGATATCACATTACTACTTCCTGATCCACTTGACTTGGAGCTGGACGATGTTGAAACACTGGATGCAGAACTTTGCTGACTCCCAGTGTCAGTTCCCACAGAATCACTGGACTGTTGGCTAGTATCAGGAGTGGTTGGTTTAACTGGTTGCCACAGTCCTTGAGTAGTGTTGGATATTTGGTAACCTGCAGCAGCCACACCAATAAGTAATACTATGACCACGGATACCAGGATTTTGGAGTCTATCATCAGATCACCTCTGGATTAACTTATCCATCCATAATTTTTTAGGTAATATAATTTATTCGATAATATTTAATTATTATCTAAATTTATTTTTAATTATAATCCTTTAATTAATTTCCTTTGATGTTATCCTTTGATTGTATATTTATCTAAGATTCTTAACTGTATTATGTTATTCCAAATATTAAATTTCAAGATTATTAATTCCATATTAAGTTTACAATTCTATATTAAGATTTTTAGGATTTATAATGTTATTGTATTCATATATTTATCTTAAAATTAACTATTTTATTCCATTAAAAAGAACTGAAAGCATTTTATTCATTTTCTTAACATTTAATGATTTTTACAGGAATTTCTATATTAGTTTGTAATGCTATTTAAATTTTTCATTTTAGTTTTTAAAGAAAAGCTTATAATAATATTTAAAAGTTAGAAATATTGATGTTCTTATATCAAAACTAAGAGGTGATACATTTGAGCGAAAAAATAGTTATATCGCCAACCTCACGACAGGAAGGACACGCAGAGTTGGTCATGGAAGTCGATGATGAAGGAATAGTAACCAAAGGCCGATACTTCAGTATTACTCCTGTTAGAGGTTTAGAAAAGATGGTAACTGGGAAAGCTCCAGAAACTGCTCCAGTTATGGTGCAGCGTATATGTGGAGTATGTCCAATACCTCACACTCTGGCTTCAGTAGAAGCTATGGATGACTCATTAGGTATTGAAATACCCAAAGCAGCTAGACAATTAAGAGAATTAACATTAGCAGCACACCACATCAACAGCCACGCCATACACCAATTTCTCATAGCTCCTGATGTTGTACCAGAAAACCTGTTCACAACAGCGGTGGAATCTGTTTCTGAGATTCGAAAAACTGCCCAGTACGTGGTGGACATGGTAGCTGGAGAAGGTATACACCCTTCCGATGTCAGGATCGGTGGAATGGCTGATAATATAAGCGAAGTCGCAAGGAAACGGCTTTATGCCAGGTTAAAACAACTAAAACCAAAACTAGATGCTCACGTTGAACTGATCATTGGT from Methanobacteriaceae archaeon carries:
- a CDS encoding 50S ribosomal protein L44e; the encoded protein is MKIPKERKTYCPNCKKHTIHTVLESKRRKASELKWGQRQFRRVTAGYRGYPRPLPSGNKPTKKLDLRYKCKECNKSHIKRSTFRAGKVEFIQQ
- a CDS encoding 30S ribosomal protein S27e, whose protein sequence is MSKSKSNFLRVKCGDCGNQQVVFDHAASKVECIICGKSLVKSRGGKSEILAQIVEVLD
- a CDS encoding translation initiation factor IF-2 subunit alpha, which codes for MVRMKHKWPQEGDLVVATVHKVLNYGAFAKLEEYPGEEAFIHISEVSAGWVKNIRDYVRENQKIVARVLRVNPKKGHVDVSMKRIREDQRTRKIQQWKIEQKAEKLLEFAAKSINKDLDAAYDEVGYAMMDEFGDLYGAFEISAEEGVDSLIERGMDETWAAAITEVAKKNISPPEVQITGYVDLTSYASDGVEIIRKALNSINKDNISVQCVGAPRYRLRVKSSDYITAETMLKDAADKAIQTVIAAGGEGEFHRELE
- a CDS encoding RNA-protein complex protein Nop10 produces the protein MKMKMRRCRLCKEYTIKDHCPYCEGELEVIYPPKYSPLDKYGKYRRILKKQHAESN
- a CDS encoding proteasome assembly chaperone family protein, yielding MKETFIKMIKEVELEDPIFIEALPGIGHVGKLVAEHIIHELGAEKFAELYSPSFPPQVFVDEDGIVEPMKNEFYYLKAQGEDKRDFIFLGGNTQGLSPEGQYEICGFVLDFVEKYGVKEIYTLGGLGTGQPVEKPKVFGAATSKELAEDLQERGVTLRSADGGIIGASGLILGLGMSRGMNGVCLMGETPGYFIDADASKAVLTVLLEMLKIEVDVAKLEERAEETRKMITKAQQMEREMAERMNIVPGEEDLRYIG
- a CDS encoding TIGR00375 family protein, encoding MIIRADLHIHGPYSMATSRNMTPELLSSQGNLKGLHLVATGDAFHHKWLKMLEEATEEDGEGVFRIRETTKTHNEFLKEEIPEGFSKNPETKLILTSEVEDSKRVHHLLILPSFEAAYQMRKNLKGNLDSDGRPRLRMSGAEIQELALENSCIMGPSHAFTPWTSIYKEYNSVYDCYNETPAFLELGLSADTDMADRIQELQEIPFLTNSDAHSPWPHRLGREFNEIDVKNISFPALARAIADKKITANYGFDPRLGKYHHTACTKCYQHFHPEEAINMKMKCPCGGTIKKGVDYRVEELATWDEPHHPSHRPPYIHIMPLAEIISLTYSKGVTTKFVQKKWQELILKFGDEISVLIDAPMKQLVEIDPELARRIRAFRDKTLQIKVGGGGKYGEILFNEKSKVVSEPVKKNQNSTLDAFIK
- a CDS encoding proteasome assembly chaperone family protein; protein product: MVQMVETEVECCKIISEDVENAAVIEGSPELGLIGNIVGWLLVEELKMKEIGHIESKYFPPLAVLYRGVAIHPFRIYSADDLVLFLSDFVVPPNVTYDMTNAIVDWMDRNNSKEIITLNSIAVRQKSNGVAGAANSIEGLKRLGELDLPILPFGNINGLSGTLLTRSMSRDIPGSCLFAEVLNQYPDPRAAASVVDVLNRMLDIEVNSEPLLKEAEEIESRLKELAQAVQGEGESPAYS
- a CDS encoding PepSY domain-containing protein; amino-acid sequence: MIDSKILVSVVIVLLIGVAAAGYQISNTTQGLWQPVKPTTPDTSQQSSDSVGTDTGSQQSSASSVSTSSSSKSSGSGSSNVISSSKAKSIAQNFIKQEGATAGTPKLITSNGKQMYLVPVMMNGNQVGEIYIDAKTGENLGGAGGAP